In one window of Oncorhynchus kisutch isolate 150728-3 linkage group LG16, Okis_V2, whole genome shotgun sequence DNA:
- the LOC109906371 gene encoding astrocytic phosphoprotein PEA-15: MSEYSSLLSDLSENITNEDLDQLKSACKEDITEDQSNTITSSKEWFNYLEENQKLAQDNLSYIEHIFEISRRPDLLTRVIEYRTTVLKISEDDEIDTKLTRIPSAKKYKDIIRQPSEDEIIKLAPPPKKV, encoded by the exons ATGTCGGAGTACAGCTCTTTGCTCAGCGACCTGTCTGAAAACATCACCAATGAGGACTTGGACCAGCTGAAGTCTGCCTGCAAGGAGGACATCACAGAGGACCAGAGCAACACCATCACCTCCTCCAAGGAGTGGTTCAACTACCTGGAGGAGAACCAAAAGCTGGCACAGG ATAACCTGTCGTACATTGAGCACATCTTTGAGATCTCACGGCGACCAGACCTGCTGACCCGTGTCATCGAGTACCGCACCACGGTTCTCAAGATCTCTGAGGACGATGAGATCGACACCAAACTCACACGCATCCCCTCCGCCAAGAAATACAAAG ATATCATTCGCCAACCCTCTGAAGATGAGATCATCAAGCTGGCTCCTCCCCCTAAAAAAGTGTGA